From the Patescibacteria group bacterium genome, one window contains:
- a CDS encoding aspartate-semialdehyde dehydrogenase → MAQYKVGVIGATGAVGMEMVRVLHDRKFPVGELHLFASERSSGKKIATPFGEIEVELFSVEAAREMDFVFLAVSGDFATEFAPQIAAEGGAIVIDNSSAFRYDEKYPLVIPEINPQEAKKSRLIANPNCTTAILAVALYPLHKNFGVKRAIVSTYQATSGAGAEGMAELENETRKYLAGEPVKNEIFAHPIPFNLIPHIDKFQDNGYTKEEMKVTWETRKIFGEPEFKLSCTAVRIPTFRAHSESCTIETEKPITPEAAREILRKAPGVKVVDDTAKLEYPMPLNATKKYDVEVGRIRASLVFEHGLDFFVCGDQLLKGAALNAVQIAELLV, encoded by the coding sequence ATGGCTCAATATAAAGTTGGCGTGATTGGCGCGACGGGTGCGGTCGGAATGGAAATGGTGCGTGTTTTGCATGACCGCAAATTTCCAGTCGGTGAGTTGCATCTTTTCGCGAGTGAACGCTCCTCGGGCAAAAAGATTGCCACGCCGTTTGGTGAAATCGAAGTCGAGTTATTTTCAGTTGAAGCAGCTCGCGAGATGGACTTCGTTTTTCTCGCTGTGTCGGGTGACTTCGCGACTGAGTTCGCGCCGCAGATTGCGGCGGAGGGCGGAGCAATCGTGATCGACAATTCTTCGGCCTTTCGTTATGACGAAAAATATCCGCTCGTGATTCCGGAGATCAATCCGCAGGAAGCCAAAAAAAGCCGCCTCATCGCGAATCCGAATTGCACGACCGCGATTCTCGCCGTGGCGCTTTATCCGCTCCACAAAAATTTCGGCGTGAAGCGCGCAATCGTCTCGACTTACCAGGCGACTTCCGGCGCGGGCGCGGAGGGCATGGCGGAGCTGGAAAATGAAACGAGAAAATATTTGGCTGGTGAGCCAGTCAAGAACGAAATTTTCGCGCATCCGATTCCTTTCAATCTGATTCCCCACATCGATAAATTCCAAGATAATGGCTACACGAAAGAAGAAATGAAAGTGACTTGGGAGACGCGCAAAATTTTCGGTGAGCCAGAATTCAAGCTTTCTTGCACGGCGGTACGCATTCCGACTTTCCGCGCGCATTCCGAGAGCTGCACGATCGAGACTGAGAAGCCGATCACACCGGAGGCGGCGCGCGAAATTCTCCGCAAAGCTCCCGGCGTGAAAGTCGTCGATGACACCGCGAAATTAGAATATCCGATGCCGCTCAACGCGACCAAAAAATACGATGTCGAAGTTGGACGCATCCGCGCATCGCTCGTCTTCGAGCATGGTCTCGATTTCTTCGTCTGCGGCGATCAGCTGCTCAAAGGCGCAGCGCTCAACGCGGTGCAGATTGCGGAGCTATTGGTTTGA
- a CDS encoding aspartate kinase translates to MLVRKFGGTSMGSTESISTVVKIVQSYRGEQVVAVSAMSGVTDSLLAATKAALAGRRTLVKKVIAEMLARHIATAGKNIQNEKVLAETNQYFEKVLCDLSNFLKAIQELGELSIRSKNTIMAVGERLSAKMLAGILTSAGSPAEQLDLEKAIPQKFKKADHDFYIATEKIFAQKVRKIIAKKKIPIATGYFGWVPGGMLDAVGRGYSDYCAALIAAGVAAKSLEIWTDVSGILTADPRKIPQAKIIDDISSEAAAELAHFGAKVIHPQSIHPAIRARVPVWIKNTFRPGDRGTAILPEIKNPPQIMTSVTCKKGVTIVNIASFRMLLQYGFLAKIFNVFAKYEIPIDVVSTSEVSVSVTIEDESKLPEIIKELTPISKISVHPKKAIICLVGMGIYKRRGVAGEVFATLGAADISIDQISQGASEINITFVVDEKDADKAVAILHKKFFENA, encoded by the coding sequence ATGCTCGTTCGTAAATTTGGCGGTACCTCGATGGGTTCGACCGAGTCTATTTCGACGGTAGTCAAAATAGTCCAATCTTACCGCGGCGAACAGGTCGTGGCTGTCTCGGCGATGTCGGGTGTGACTGACTCGCTGCTCGCGGCGACGAAGGCGGCACTCGCGGGTCGCCGCACGCTGGTCAAAAAAGTCATTGCCGAAATGCTCGCGCGTCACATCGCAACGGCGGGCAAGAACATTCAAAATGAGAAAGTTTTGGCGGAGACGAACCAGTATTTCGAAAAAGTTTTGTGTGATTTGTCGAATTTTCTGAAAGCGATTCAGGAGCTCGGCGAACTTTCGATTCGTTCGAAGAATACGATTATGGCAGTCGGGGAGCGACTCTCTGCCAAAATGCTCGCGGGGATTTTGACTTCCGCTGGTTCACCGGCCGAGCAGCTCGATCTCGAAAAAGCCATTCCGCAAAAATTCAAAAAGGCCGATCACGATTTCTACATCGCGACGGAAAAAATCTTTGCGCAAAAAGTTCGCAAGATTATCGCCAAAAAGAAAATTCCCATCGCGACGGGCTACTTCGGCTGGGTGCCGGGTGGCATGCTCGACGCGGTCGGGCGCGGTTATTCCGACTACTGTGCGGCGCTCATCGCGGCTGGTGTCGCGGCGAAAAGCCTCGAAATTTGGACGGATGTCTCTGGCATCTTGACCGCTGATCCGCGCAAAATTCCGCAAGCCAAAATCATCGACGACATTTCGAGTGAGGCGGCAGCGGAGCTGGCGCACTTCGGCGCCAAGGTCATTCACCCGCAGTCGATTCATCCGGCGATTCGTGCGAGGGTGCCAGTCTGGATCAAAAACACTTTTCGCCCTGGTGATCGTGGCACGGCGATTCTCCCCGAGATCAAAAATCCCCCACAGATCATGACTTCGGTGACCTGCAAAAAAGGCGTGACCATCGTGAATATCGCGAGCTTCCGCATGCTGCTGCAGTATGGTTTTCTCGCCAAGATTTTCAATGTCTTCGCGAAATACGAAATTCCCATCGATGTAGTTTCGACTTCCGAAGTTTCCGTTTCGGTCACGATCGAAGACGAATCGAAATTGCCAGAAATTATCAAAGAGCTCACGCCGATTTCCAAAATTTCCGTCCATCCAAAGAAGGCCATCATTTGCCTAGTCGGCATGGGCATCTACAAACGCCGTGGTGTTGCCGGTGAAGTTTTCGCGACACTCGGTGCGGCGGACATTTCCATCGACCAGATTTCACAGGGTGCGAGCGAGATCAATATCACTTTCGTCGTCGACGAAAAAGACGCTGACAAGGCAGTCGCGATCCTGCACAAAAAGTTTTTTGAAAATGCTTGA
- the chrA gene encoding chromate efflux transporter: MLEAKISRRPTLLELCKTSLYIGAISYGGPAILAQVKKLVVHQKNWLTEKDFLDGLSLAQILPGATGINIMGYIGYRIHKIWGGIFAPLCFVLPAVISMLLLSAAYFLYGNLPVIQSAMLSLGALVVALLANATLQLGQTVFKKINAKTLKGFFIALLTFVGAFFFQLSVLWLVLLAGVLGVGFYYFTAEFEDEHLALHSKGRHQVKLHADRLKFFDYLPVFGVLLVIGGILLWPNLREIFTTFFGIGAFSFGGGFIAIPLIQHQIVDQLHWLSLVEFRDGIALGQVTPGPVFITATFIGYKVFGIVGALVATLAVFTPALTAMMLLAGVHAKVKELKLVKVIIKGFLAGFIGLLAAVTLQFALSSLTDWSTWLIFLVSLFVLLYLKKDVLWVILGTVLFSLFLTVLA; encoded by the coding sequence ATGCTTGAAGCCAAAATTTCGCGCCGCCCGACGCTTCTCGAACTTTGCAAAACTTCTCTCTATATCGGCGCGATTAGCTACGGCGGTCCGGCGATTTTGGCGCAGGTCAAAAAATTAGTTGTCCACCAAAAGAATTGGCTCACGGAAAAAGATTTTTTGGACGGGCTCAGTCTGGCGCAGATTTTGCCGGGAGCGACGGGGATCAATATCATGGGTTACATCGGTTACCGCATTCACAAAATTTGGGGCGGAATTTTCGCGCCGCTTTGTTTCGTTTTACCGGCTGTTATTTCGATGCTGCTGCTCTCAGCGGCGTACTTTCTTTACGGCAATCTGCCGGTGATTCAGTCGGCGATGCTGTCGCTCGGTGCGCTCGTGGTCGCGTTGCTCGCGAATGCGACCCTGCAATTGGGTCAGACCGTTTTTAAAAAAATTAACGCGAAAACACTTAAAGGTTTTTTTATCGCACTGCTGACTTTTGTCGGCGCATTTTTTTTCCAGCTCAGCGTGCTTTGGCTCGTGCTCCTCGCGGGAGTGCTCGGAGTCGGATTTTATTATTTCACAGCAGAATTCGAAGACGAACATTTGGCACTGCATTCCAAGGGTCGGCATCAGGTGAAGCTGCACGCGGACCGGCTCAAATTTTTCGACTATCTGCCTGTGTTTGGTGTATTGCTCGTGATTGGTGGGATTTTGCTCTGGCCGAATTTGCGTGAAATTTTCACAACTTTCTTCGGGATCGGTGCTTTTTCTTTCGGCGGCGGCTTCATCGCGATTCCACTCATTCAGCATCAGATCGTCGACCAATTGCACTGGCTGAGTTTGGTCGAATTTCGCGACGGCATCGCGCTCGGGCAAGTGACGCCCGGACCAGTCTTCATCACCGCGACTTTCATCGGCTACAAAGTTTTTGGCATCGTGGGTGCGCTGGTTGCGACCCTGGCAGTTTTCACACCTGCGCTCACCGCGATGATGCTGCTCGCCGGCGTTCACGCGAAGGTCAAAGAATTAAAATTGGTCAAAGTCATCATCAAAGGTTTCCTCGCCGGCTTCATCGGACTGCTCGCCGCCGTGACGCTCCAGTTCGCGTTGAGTTCGCTCACCGATTGGTCGACCTGGCTGATTTTTTTGGTGTCGCTCTTCGTGCTGCTCTATCTCAAAAAAGATGTGCTGTGGGTCATCCTCGGCACGGTTTTGTTTTCGCTATTTTTGACAGTGCTGGCGTAA